In Aedes albopictus strain Foshan chromosome 3, AalbF5, whole genome shotgun sequence, the following are encoded in one genomic region:
- the LOC109418642 gene encoding raf homolog serine/threonine-protein kinase Raf isoform X1 translates to MAVFDDSGSSSSSTNNNSSNNIICKVKNSNGNSVVGSSTSSSNSTSKITSQGASTAAAAKETGKVPNLSLYEDNLRTARTMSADTDDTDDEQQLEALDPYSQLEEDLRNIKSVIHVTRENIDALNAKFADFQQPPALYLEEYQELTSKLHELETKEQELMERKSQMQQARVQAAQQSERESTSEPSEPPDPEERVEVDSMCGTLSRTSKMLLRAHLPNQQRTSVQVVPGMRLKDALAKALKRRNLTCDICEVTSANSDYPIHWDTDVSMLNCEEVFVRILDIGFPTYISHQFIRKTFFSLAFCECCRRLLFTGFYCNQCNYRFHQRCVDKVPLVCSKRHMDNTFYHHLLANPESTVGIINPGTGGYNTSLRHPRSLNQQDRSNSAPNVCINSVMKPLFGAVDNRPLINCRPLQVAFPLQAQANQEHSHSTQASPTNTLKHSKRPRARSADESNKNLLSPRDSKQSEENWNIQAEEILIGQRIGSGSFGTVYKAHWHGPVAVKTLNVKTPSSAQLQAFKNEVAMLKKTRHCNILLFMGCVSKPSLAIVTQWCEGSSLYKHIHVIETKFKLNTLIDIARQAAQGMDYLHAKNIIHRDLKSNNIFLHDDLSVKIGDFGLATAKVRWSGSQQSNQPTGSILWMAPEVIRMKEVNPYSFQSDVYAFGIVLYEMLTEQLPYNHINNKDQILFMVGCGKLRPDLANVRSDCPQALKRIVEDCIKFGREDRPLFRLLLNMLENMLRTLPKFHRSASEPNFTQTQLQNDDFLYLCSSPKTPVNFHNFQFYNGTGNI, encoded by the exons ATGGCCGTGTTCGATGATAgtggcagtagcagcagcagtaccaacaacaacagcagcaacaatatTATTTGCAAGGTGAAAAACAGCAATGGTAACAGCGTTGTTGGCAGCAGCACCAGCTCCAGCAACAGCACATCCAAAATTACTAGCCAAGgagcatcaacagcagcagcagcaaaggaAACGGGAAAAGTTCCCAACCTGTCTCTGTACGAGGACAATCTGCGGACGGCGCGTACCATGTCGGCCGACACGGACGATACGGATGACGAGCAACAGCTCGAGGCTCTGGATCCGTACTCGCAGCTCGAGGAGGACCTCCGGAACATCAAGTCCGTGATCCATGTCACCCGGGAGAACATCGACGCGCTGAATGCCAAGTTTGCCGACTTCCAACAACCGCCGGCGCTCTATCTGGAGGAGTATCAGGAGTTGACCTCGAAACTGCACGAACTCGAAACCAAGGAGCAGGAGCTAATGGAGCGGAAAAGTCAAATGCAGCAGGCACGGGTTCAAGCGGCCCAGCAGAGCGAACGGGAATCGACGAGTGAACCGAGCGAACCGCCCGATCCGGAGGAACGCGTTGAG GTCGACAGCATGTGCGGTACACTGAGCCGCACGTCCAAGATGCTACTGCGGGCCCACCTACCGAATCAGCAGCGAACATCAGTCCAAGTGGTCCCCGGAATGCGACTGAAGGATGCGCTCGCCAAAGCCCTGAAGCGACGTAACCTCACCTGTGACATCTGTGAGGTAACGTCGGCCAACAGCGACTACCCGATCCACTGGGACACGGACGTCAGCATGCTGAACTGCGAGGAGGTGTTTGTCCGCATTCTGGACATCGGGTTTCCCACGTACATTTCGCACCAGTTCATCCGGAAGACGTTCTTCTCGTTAGCCTTCTGCGAGTGCTGTCGCCGGCTTCTCTTCACCGGATTCTACTGCAATCAGTGTAACTACCGGTTCCATCAGCGGTGCGTGGACAAAGTTCCGCTGGTGTGCAGCAAACGGCACATGGATAACACCTTCTATCACCATTTGTTGGCCAATCCGGAGAGCACCGTTGGCATCATCAACCCCGGAACGGGCGGTTACAACACTAGTCTGCGACATCCGCGCTCGCTCAACCAGCAGGATCGGTCCAATTCGGCACCCAACGTGTGCATCAACAGCGTCATGAAGCCGCTGTTCGGCGCGGTGGACAATCGGCCATTGATCAACTGCAGACCACTCCAGGTA GCGTTTCCATTGCAGGCTCAAGCCAACCAGGAGCATTCACATTCCACTCAAGCATCACCGACGAATACGCTGAAGCACAGTAAACGTCCGAGGGCACGGTCGGCCGACGAAAGCAATAAGAATCTGCTCTCGCCACGCGACTCCAAGCAGTCCGAGGAGAACTGG AACATCCAAGCGGAGGAAATCCTTATCGGGCAGCGCATCGGCTCCGGTTCGTTCGGAACGGTCTACAAGGCGCACTGGCACGGGCCGGTGGCCGTGAAAACGTTGAACGTCAAAACGCCCAGCTCGGCGCAGCTGCAGGCGTTCAAGAACGAGGTCGCTATGCTGAAGAAGACTCGTCACTGTAATATACTGTTATTCATGGGTTGTGTAAGTAAACCATCGCTAGCGATCGTTACTCAGTGGTGCGAGGGCAGCAGCCTGTACAAGCACATTCACGTTATCGAGACAAAGTTCAAATTGAATACGCTAATAGATATAGCCCGACAGGCGGCCCAGGGCATGGACTATTTACATGCCAAAAATATCATTCATCGggatctcaaatcgaacaatatCTTCTTGCACGACGATCTGTCGGTCAAGATAGGCGATTTCGGCCTGGCCACGGCCAAGGTCCGATGGTCCGGTTCGCAGCAGTCTAATCAACCGACCGGTAGTATTCTCTGGATGGCTCCGGAGGTCATTAGGATGAAGGAGGTCAATCCATACTCATTCCAGAGTGATGTTTACGCGTTCGGAATCGTATTGTATGAGATGCTCACCGAGCAGTTACCCTATAATCACATAAACAACAAGGATCAAATCCTGTTCATGGTAGGTTGTGGCAAATTGCGGCCCGATCTGGCCAATGTGCGTTCCGATTGTCCACAGGCGCTCAAGCGCATCGTGGAGGATTGCATCAAATTCGGTCGGGAAGATCGCCCCCTCTTCCGGCTACTGTTGAACATGCTGGAAAATATGCTCCGCACGCTGCCCAAGTTCCACCGCAGTGCAAGCGAGCCCAACTTCACCCAAACGCAGCTTCAGAACGATGATTTTCTCTATCTTTGCTCCAGCCCAAAGACTCCGGTTAATTTCCATAACTTTCAGTTTTACAACGGGACGGGCAACATCTAG
- the LOC109418642 gene encoding raf homolog serine/threonine-protein kinase Raf isoform X3: MAVFDDSGSSSSSTNNNSSNNIICKVKNSNGNSVVGSSTSSSNSTSKITSQGASTAAAAKETGKVPNLSLYEDNLRTARTMSADTDDTDDEQQLEALDPYSQLEEDLRNIKSVIHVTRENIDALNAKFADFQQPPALYLEEYQELTSKLHELETKEQELMERKSQMQQARVQAAQQSERESTSEPSEPPDPEERVEVDSMCGTLSRTSKMLLRAHLPNQQRTSVQVVPGMRLKDALAKALKRRNLTCDICEVTSANSDYPIHWDTDVSMLNCEEVFVRILDIGFPTYISHQFIRKTFFSLAFCECCRRLLFTGFYCNQCNYRFHQRCVDKVPLVCSKRHMDNTFYHHLLANPESTVGIINPGTGGYNTSLRHPRSLNQQDRSNSAPNVCINSVMKPLFGAVDNRPLINCRPLQVAQANQEHSHSTQASPTNTLKHSKRPRARSADESNKNLLSPRDSKQSEENWNIQAEEILIGQRIGSGSFGTVYKAHWHGPVAVKTLNVKTPSSAQLQAFKNEVAMLKKTRHCNILLFMGCVSKPSLAIVTQWCEGSSLYKHIHVIETKFKLNTLIDIARQAAQGMDYLHAKNIIHRDLKSNNIFLHDDLSVKIGDFGLATAKVRWSGSQQSNQPTGSILWMAPEVIRMKEVNPYSFQSDVYAFGIVLYEMLTEQLPYNHINNKDQILFMVGCGKLRPDLANVRSDCPQALKRIVEDCIKFGREDRPLFRLLLNMLENMLRTLPKFHRSASEPNFTQTQLQNDDFLYLCSSPKTPVNFHNFQFYNGTGNI; encoded by the exons ATGGCCGTGTTCGATGATAgtggcagtagcagcagcagtaccaacaacaacagcagcaacaatatTATTTGCAAGGTGAAAAACAGCAATGGTAACAGCGTTGTTGGCAGCAGCACCAGCTCCAGCAACAGCACATCCAAAATTACTAGCCAAGgagcatcaacagcagcagcagcaaaggaAACGGGAAAAGTTCCCAACCTGTCTCTGTACGAGGACAATCTGCGGACGGCGCGTACCATGTCGGCCGACACGGACGATACGGATGACGAGCAACAGCTCGAGGCTCTGGATCCGTACTCGCAGCTCGAGGAGGACCTCCGGAACATCAAGTCCGTGATCCATGTCACCCGGGAGAACATCGACGCGCTGAATGCCAAGTTTGCCGACTTCCAACAACCGCCGGCGCTCTATCTGGAGGAGTATCAGGAGTTGACCTCGAAACTGCACGAACTCGAAACCAAGGAGCAGGAGCTAATGGAGCGGAAAAGTCAAATGCAGCAGGCACGGGTTCAAGCGGCCCAGCAGAGCGAACGGGAATCGACGAGTGAACCGAGCGAACCGCCCGATCCGGAGGAACGCGTTGAG GTCGACAGCATGTGCGGTACACTGAGCCGCACGTCCAAGATGCTACTGCGGGCCCACCTACCGAATCAGCAGCGAACATCAGTCCAAGTGGTCCCCGGAATGCGACTGAAGGATGCGCTCGCCAAAGCCCTGAAGCGACGTAACCTCACCTGTGACATCTGTGAGGTAACGTCGGCCAACAGCGACTACCCGATCCACTGGGACACGGACGTCAGCATGCTGAACTGCGAGGAGGTGTTTGTCCGCATTCTGGACATCGGGTTTCCCACGTACATTTCGCACCAGTTCATCCGGAAGACGTTCTTCTCGTTAGCCTTCTGCGAGTGCTGTCGCCGGCTTCTCTTCACCGGATTCTACTGCAATCAGTGTAACTACCGGTTCCATCAGCGGTGCGTGGACAAAGTTCCGCTGGTGTGCAGCAAACGGCACATGGATAACACCTTCTATCACCATTTGTTGGCCAATCCGGAGAGCACCGTTGGCATCATCAACCCCGGAACGGGCGGTTACAACACTAGTCTGCGACATCCGCGCTCGCTCAACCAGCAGGATCGGTCCAATTCGGCACCCAACGTGTGCATCAACAGCGTCATGAAGCCGCTGTTCGGCGCGGTGGACAATCGGCCATTGATCAACTGCAGACCACTCCAGGTA GCTCAAGCCAACCAGGAGCATTCACATTCCACTCAAGCATCACCGACGAATACGCTGAAGCACAGTAAACGTCCGAGGGCACGGTCGGCCGACGAAAGCAATAAGAATCTGCTCTCGCCACGCGACTCCAAGCAGTCCGAGGAGAACTGG AACATCCAAGCGGAGGAAATCCTTATCGGGCAGCGCATCGGCTCCGGTTCGTTCGGAACGGTCTACAAGGCGCACTGGCACGGGCCGGTGGCCGTGAAAACGTTGAACGTCAAAACGCCCAGCTCGGCGCAGCTGCAGGCGTTCAAGAACGAGGTCGCTATGCTGAAGAAGACTCGTCACTGTAATATACTGTTATTCATGGGTTGTGTAAGTAAACCATCGCTAGCGATCGTTACTCAGTGGTGCGAGGGCAGCAGCCTGTACAAGCACATTCACGTTATCGAGACAAAGTTCAAATTGAATACGCTAATAGATATAGCCCGACAGGCGGCCCAGGGCATGGACTATTTACATGCCAAAAATATCATTCATCGggatctcaaatcgaacaatatCTTCTTGCACGACGATCTGTCGGTCAAGATAGGCGATTTCGGCCTGGCCACGGCCAAGGTCCGATGGTCCGGTTCGCAGCAGTCTAATCAACCGACCGGTAGTATTCTCTGGATGGCTCCGGAGGTCATTAGGATGAAGGAGGTCAATCCATACTCATTCCAGAGTGATGTTTACGCGTTCGGAATCGTATTGTATGAGATGCTCACCGAGCAGTTACCCTATAATCACATAAACAACAAGGATCAAATCCTGTTCATGGTAGGTTGTGGCAAATTGCGGCCCGATCTGGCCAATGTGCGTTCCGATTGTCCACAGGCGCTCAAGCGCATCGTGGAGGATTGCATCAAATTCGGTCGGGAAGATCGCCCCCTCTTCCGGCTACTGTTGAACATGCTGGAAAATATGCTCCGCACGCTGCCCAAGTTCCACCGCAGTGCAAGCGAGCCCAACTTCACCCAAACGCAGCTTCAGAACGATGATTTTCTCTATCTTTGCTCCAGCCCAAAGACTCCGGTTAATTTCCATAACTTTCAGTTTTACAACGGGACGGGCAACATCTAG
- the LOC109418642 gene encoding raf homolog serine/threonine-protein kinase Raf isoform X2, whose translation MAVFDDSGSSSSSTNNNSSNNIICKVKNSNGNSVVGSSTSSSNSTSKITSQGASTAAAAKETGKVPNLSLYEDNLRTARTMSADTDDTDDEQQLEALDPYSQLEEDLRNIKSVIHVTRENIDALNAKFADFQQPPALYLEEYQELTSKLHELETKEQELMERKSQMQQARVQAAQQSERESTSEPSEPPDPEERVEVDSMCGTLSRTSKMLLRAHLPNQQRTSVQVVPGMRLKDALAKALKRRNLTCDICEVTSANSDYPIHWDTDVSMLNCEEVFVRILDIGFPTYISHQFIRKTFFSLAFCECCRRLLFTGFYCNQCNYRFHQRCVDKVPLVCSKRHMDNTFYHHLLANPESTVGIINPGTGGYNTSLRHPRSLNQQDRSNSAPNVCINSVMKPLFGAVDNRPLINCRPLQAFPLQAQANQEHSHSTQASPTNTLKHSKRPRARSADESNKNLLSPRDSKQSEENWNIQAEEILIGQRIGSGSFGTVYKAHWHGPVAVKTLNVKTPSSAQLQAFKNEVAMLKKTRHCNILLFMGCVSKPSLAIVTQWCEGSSLYKHIHVIETKFKLNTLIDIARQAAQGMDYLHAKNIIHRDLKSNNIFLHDDLSVKIGDFGLATAKVRWSGSQQSNQPTGSILWMAPEVIRMKEVNPYSFQSDVYAFGIVLYEMLTEQLPYNHINNKDQILFMVGCGKLRPDLANVRSDCPQALKRIVEDCIKFGREDRPLFRLLLNMLENMLRTLPKFHRSASEPNFTQTQLQNDDFLYLCSSPKTPVNFHNFQFYNGTGNI comes from the exons ATGGCCGTGTTCGATGATAgtggcagtagcagcagcagtaccaacaacaacagcagcaacaatatTATTTGCAAGGTGAAAAACAGCAATGGTAACAGCGTTGTTGGCAGCAGCACCAGCTCCAGCAACAGCACATCCAAAATTACTAGCCAAGgagcatcaacagcagcagcagcaaaggaAACGGGAAAAGTTCCCAACCTGTCTCTGTACGAGGACAATCTGCGGACGGCGCGTACCATGTCGGCCGACACGGACGATACGGATGACGAGCAACAGCTCGAGGCTCTGGATCCGTACTCGCAGCTCGAGGAGGACCTCCGGAACATCAAGTCCGTGATCCATGTCACCCGGGAGAACATCGACGCGCTGAATGCCAAGTTTGCCGACTTCCAACAACCGCCGGCGCTCTATCTGGAGGAGTATCAGGAGTTGACCTCGAAACTGCACGAACTCGAAACCAAGGAGCAGGAGCTAATGGAGCGGAAAAGTCAAATGCAGCAGGCACGGGTTCAAGCGGCCCAGCAGAGCGAACGGGAATCGACGAGTGAACCGAGCGAACCGCCCGATCCGGAGGAACGCGTTGAG GTCGACAGCATGTGCGGTACACTGAGCCGCACGTCCAAGATGCTACTGCGGGCCCACCTACCGAATCAGCAGCGAACATCAGTCCAAGTGGTCCCCGGAATGCGACTGAAGGATGCGCTCGCCAAAGCCCTGAAGCGACGTAACCTCACCTGTGACATCTGTGAGGTAACGTCGGCCAACAGCGACTACCCGATCCACTGGGACACGGACGTCAGCATGCTGAACTGCGAGGAGGTGTTTGTCCGCATTCTGGACATCGGGTTTCCCACGTACATTTCGCACCAGTTCATCCGGAAGACGTTCTTCTCGTTAGCCTTCTGCGAGTGCTGTCGCCGGCTTCTCTTCACCGGATTCTACTGCAATCAGTGTAACTACCGGTTCCATCAGCGGTGCGTGGACAAAGTTCCGCTGGTGTGCAGCAAACGGCACATGGATAACACCTTCTATCACCATTTGTTGGCCAATCCGGAGAGCACCGTTGGCATCATCAACCCCGGAACGGGCGGTTACAACACTAGTCTGCGACATCCGCGCTCGCTCAACCAGCAGGATCGGTCCAATTCGGCACCCAACGTGTGCATCAACAGCGTCATGAAGCCGCTGTTCGGCGCGGTGGACAATCGGCCATTGATCAACTGCAGACCACTCCAG GCGTTTCCATTGCAGGCTCAAGCCAACCAGGAGCATTCACATTCCACTCAAGCATCACCGACGAATACGCTGAAGCACAGTAAACGTCCGAGGGCACGGTCGGCCGACGAAAGCAATAAGAATCTGCTCTCGCCACGCGACTCCAAGCAGTCCGAGGAGAACTGG AACATCCAAGCGGAGGAAATCCTTATCGGGCAGCGCATCGGCTCCGGTTCGTTCGGAACGGTCTACAAGGCGCACTGGCACGGGCCGGTGGCCGTGAAAACGTTGAACGTCAAAACGCCCAGCTCGGCGCAGCTGCAGGCGTTCAAGAACGAGGTCGCTATGCTGAAGAAGACTCGTCACTGTAATATACTGTTATTCATGGGTTGTGTAAGTAAACCATCGCTAGCGATCGTTACTCAGTGGTGCGAGGGCAGCAGCCTGTACAAGCACATTCACGTTATCGAGACAAAGTTCAAATTGAATACGCTAATAGATATAGCCCGACAGGCGGCCCAGGGCATGGACTATTTACATGCCAAAAATATCATTCATCGggatctcaaatcgaacaatatCTTCTTGCACGACGATCTGTCGGTCAAGATAGGCGATTTCGGCCTGGCCACGGCCAAGGTCCGATGGTCCGGTTCGCAGCAGTCTAATCAACCGACCGGTAGTATTCTCTGGATGGCTCCGGAGGTCATTAGGATGAAGGAGGTCAATCCATACTCATTCCAGAGTGATGTTTACGCGTTCGGAATCGTATTGTATGAGATGCTCACCGAGCAGTTACCCTATAATCACATAAACAACAAGGATCAAATCCTGTTCATGGTAGGTTGTGGCAAATTGCGGCCCGATCTGGCCAATGTGCGTTCCGATTGTCCACAGGCGCTCAAGCGCATCGTGGAGGATTGCATCAAATTCGGTCGGGAAGATCGCCCCCTCTTCCGGCTACTGTTGAACATGCTGGAAAATATGCTCCGCACGCTGCCCAAGTTCCACCGCAGTGCAAGCGAGCCCAACTTCACCCAAACGCAGCTTCAGAACGATGATTTTCTCTATCTTTGCTCCAGCCCAAAGACTCCGGTTAATTTCCATAACTTTCAGTTTTACAACGGGACGGGCAACATCTAG